From the Oncorhynchus nerka isolate Pitt River linkage group LG20, Oner_Uvic_2.0, whole genome shotgun sequence genome, one window contains:
- the LOC115102351 gene encoding matrix remodeling-associated protein 8-like isoform X2: MLLLFLSSAVFVMPSAWGQSSSSLGVVVEARNITLPAGTLAVLPCNSPGMVWTRDRLKDRQRVVHWDLVRSIPEYSVERILDMSPGVKERVYNGFNKGRITIPKTAFTDGNFSLVINNVGAADRGVYSCNLHHHYCQLHQSIKIQLNTTKSARKEKRYWDGDKTVFVVLLGSSVVLPCVNRRPLWTEGQQEDQQQVAHWDWQPPGVRPDLADRLVDLYASGERRQYGPLFPVDKMSVSEDAFSVGDFSLTISNLQPIDKGLYSCHLHHHYCGLHERRIFRLMVGPPLPPPLVLTAAPAVPAVPHALPNDDPSHNVVELERPRVVNVILPEHRGHFFQQLGYILATFFLLAFIITIVTVLTRRRRKRGLEYDLQRSKWRGHVTGHGDIALDATELKVCNQEHLNSNYKNNLLKERDMSKDRNKGK, translated from the exons ATGTTGCTGCTGTTTCTGA GTTCTGCTGTCTTCGTCATGCCCAGTG CATGGGGCCAGAGCAGCAGCAGTCTAGGTGTGGTGGTGGAGGCCCGCAACATCACCCTCCCAGCCGGGACCCTGGCGGTACTGCCCTGCAACAGCCCCGGCATGGTGTGGACCCGGGACCGCCTGAAGGACCGCCAGAGGGTGGTCCACTGGGACCTGGTCCGGAGCATACCAGAGTACTCTGTGGAGAGGATACTGGACATGTCCCCCGGGGTCAAAGAGAGAGTCTACAATGGGTTCAACAAGGGCCGCATAACCATCCCCAAAACCGCCTTCACTGACGGGAACTTCTCCCTCGTCATCAACA ATGTGGGAGCAGCTGACCGAGGTGTTTATAGTTGTAACCTGCACCACCACTACTGCCAGCTGCACCAATCCATCAAGATACAACTCAACACCACCAAGTCAG CCCGTAAGGAGAAGCGGTACTGGGACGGGGACAAGACGGTGTTTGTGGTGTTGCTGGGGAGTTCGGTGGTGTTGCCGTGTGTGAACCGGCGGCCCCTGTGGACTGAGGGCCAGCAGGAGGACCAGCAGCAGGTAGCCCACTGGGACTGGCAGCCCCCTGGGGTGAGACCTGATTTGGCTGACCGCCTGGTGGACCTGTACGCTTCCGGAGAGCGCAGACAGTATGGACCGCTCTTCCCTGTGGATAAGATGAGTGTTTCTGAGGATGCCTTCTCTGTAGGGGACTTCTCTCTGACCATCTCTAACCTGCAGCCCATCGACAAGGGTCTGTACTCCTGCCACCTGCACCACCACTACTGTGGCCTGCACGAGAGACGCATCTTCAGACTCATGGTGGGGCCTCCACTCCCCCCACCTCTGGTCCTCACTGCAGCTCCTGCTGTCCCCGCTGTCCCCCACGCACTCCCCAATGACGACCCAA GCCACAACGTGGTTGAACTTGAGAGGCCACGAGTCGTCAACGTCATCCTCCCTGAGCACCGAGGGCACTTCTTCCAGCAGCTGGGCTACATCCTGGCTACCTTCTTCCTCCTAGCCTTCATCATCACAATAGTCACTGTGCTTACCCGACGACGCAGAAAGAGAG GGCTGGAGTATGACCTGCAAAGATCTAAATG GAGGGGTCATGTGACTGGCCATGGGGACATTGCATTGGACGCCACAGAGCTGAAGGTCTGCAACCAGGAACACCTGAATTCAA ATTACAAAAACAActtactgaaagagagagatatgtccAAAGACCGCAATAAAGGTAAAT aa
- the aurkaip1 gene encoding aurora kinase A-interacting protein gives MFISRVAPRLSLLCRATGALQTPVQSLRGSLLPVFPACCSSLNGKPRNYGTAADNSQPPQPWVVLEPDLEEFLVPRNLSVSPLESWLSLHYSLPPLLEAPQLLEEGDVMVDTKVLPPFAVPLLEEGDGSVTPLSCKNVLEIRRRKMNRHKYKKLLKRTKFLRRRVLEGRRKKKQKGFEKDLQRIWMRAGLKKAPEGWNTPKIFIKQYKSKRG, from the exons ATGTTTATCTCAAGGGTGGCCCCTCGCCTTAGTCTGCTTTGCAGAGCAACTG GTGCACTTCAGACTCCAGTACAGTCATTGCGTGGATCTCTACTGCCCGTCTTCCCTGCTTGCTGCTCTTCTCTAAATGGAAAACCCAGAAACTATGGAACGGCAGCAGATAACTCACAGCCTCCTCAACCGTGGGTGGTACTGGAGCCAGACCTGGAAGAGTTCCTCGTCCCTCGTAATCTATCAGTGTCCCCACTGGAGAGCTGGCTCTCCCTgcactactccctccctcccctgctagAGGCTCCTCAGCTCCTGGAGGAAGGAGATGTGATGGTGGACACCAAGGTGTTGCCCCCATTTGCAGTCCCTCTACTGGAGGAGGGTGATGGCTCCGTCACGCCCCTCAGCTGTAAGAACGTGCTGGAGATCCGGCGGCGGAAGATGAACAGGCACAAGTACAAGAAGCTGCTGAAACGCACTAAGTTCCTGAGGAGGAGAGTGTTGGAGGGCAGGAGGAAGAAGAAGCAG AAAGGCTTTGAGAAGGATCTGCAGAGGATCTGGATGAGAGCTGGACTGAAGAAAGCCCCAGAGGGCTGGAACACACCCAAAATCTTCATTAAACAGTACAAGTCCAAGAGGGGATGA
- the LOC115102351 gene encoding matrix remodeling-associated protein 8-like isoform X1: MLLLFLSSAVFVMPSAWGQSSSSLGVVVEARNITLPAGTLAVLPCNSPGMVWTRDRLKDRQRVVHWDLVRSIPEYSVERILDMSPGVKERVYNGFNKGRITIPKTAFTDGNFSLVINNVGAADRGVYSCNLHHHYCQLHQSIKIQLNTTKSARKEKRYWDGDKTVFVVLLGSSVVLPCVNRRPLWTEGQQEDQQQVAHWDWQPPGVRPDLADRLVDLYASGERRQYGPLFPVDKMSVSEDAFSVGDFSLTISNLQPIDKGLYSCHLHHHYCGLHERRIFRLMVGPPLPPPLVLTAAPAVPAVPHALPNDDPSHNVVELERPRVVNVILPEHRGHFFQQLGYILATFFLLAFIITIVTVLTRRRRKRGLEYDLQRSKWRGHVTGHGDIALDATELKVCNQEHLNSNYKNNLLKERDMSKDRNKEMDGKLWK; the protein is encoded by the exons ATGTTGCTGCTGTTTCTGA GTTCTGCTGTCTTCGTCATGCCCAGTG CATGGGGCCAGAGCAGCAGCAGTCTAGGTGTGGTGGTGGAGGCCCGCAACATCACCCTCCCAGCCGGGACCCTGGCGGTACTGCCCTGCAACAGCCCCGGCATGGTGTGGACCCGGGACCGCCTGAAGGACCGCCAGAGGGTGGTCCACTGGGACCTGGTCCGGAGCATACCAGAGTACTCTGTGGAGAGGATACTGGACATGTCCCCCGGGGTCAAAGAGAGAGTCTACAATGGGTTCAACAAGGGCCGCATAACCATCCCCAAAACCGCCTTCACTGACGGGAACTTCTCCCTCGTCATCAACA ATGTGGGAGCAGCTGACCGAGGTGTTTATAGTTGTAACCTGCACCACCACTACTGCCAGCTGCACCAATCCATCAAGATACAACTCAACACCACCAAGTCAG CCCGTAAGGAGAAGCGGTACTGGGACGGGGACAAGACGGTGTTTGTGGTGTTGCTGGGGAGTTCGGTGGTGTTGCCGTGTGTGAACCGGCGGCCCCTGTGGACTGAGGGCCAGCAGGAGGACCAGCAGCAGGTAGCCCACTGGGACTGGCAGCCCCCTGGGGTGAGACCTGATTTGGCTGACCGCCTGGTGGACCTGTACGCTTCCGGAGAGCGCAGACAGTATGGACCGCTCTTCCCTGTGGATAAGATGAGTGTTTCTGAGGATGCCTTCTCTGTAGGGGACTTCTCTCTGACCATCTCTAACCTGCAGCCCATCGACAAGGGTCTGTACTCCTGCCACCTGCACCACCACTACTGTGGCCTGCACGAGAGACGCATCTTCAGACTCATGGTGGGGCCTCCACTCCCCCCACCTCTGGTCCTCACTGCAGCTCCTGCTGTCCCCGCTGTCCCCCACGCACTCCCCAATGACGACCCAA GCCACAACGTGGTTGAACTTGAGAGGCCACGAGTCGTCAACGTCATCCTCCCTGAGCACCGAGGGCACTTCTTCCAGCAGCTGGGCTACATCCTGGCTACCTTCTTCCTCCTAGCCTTCATCATCACAATAGTCACTGTGCTTACCCGACGACGCAGAAAGAGAG GGCTGGAGTATGACCTGCAAAGATCTAAATG GAGGGGTCATGTGACTGGCCATGGGGACATTGCATTGGACGCCACAGAGCTGAAGGTCTGCAACCAGGAACACCTGAATTCAA ATTACAAAAACAActtactgaaagagagagatatgtccAAAGACCGCAATAAAG aaaTGGATGGAAAGTTGTGGAAGTGA